The genomic region AGCATTCAGCGGTTGGGATTGAGCCAGCGATTGTGTCTCGTCCCAGAACGCGTCAAAATCAGCCGCCGCCGTGCGTTGCGGTTTCTCGGCAAGCCATTCGTTGACTTGTCGTTCCCATAGTGGCATAAATAATCTCCTTGTACCGAACAACAAGCACCCACCACCCTATGCAAAAGGGTGGTGAAGACGGGTTGCCGGTTTGTCAGCTATGACAAGAATTGTTGTACACTATGCAGGGAACAACGATCGCCGTTCCCTACCATTACAATAACCGATTTCCCTAGGCTGTCAGGACCTCTCTCAACTGATCTGCGACTACCTGTAGGTCATCATCGATNNNNNNNNNNNNNNNNNNNNNNNNNNNNNNNNNNNNNNNNNNNNNNNNNNNNNNNNNNNNNNNNNNNNNNNNNNNNNNNNNNNNNNNNTCCAAGTTCACCACAAGACCGTTACCGAGCGTCCGTTCATCTGTCACTGGCTGGCATGTGATATGAGCAACGCCATTGAGTGCGTCCTGAATGGCACGCGCTTTCCAGCCGTGTTCGGCGATTCGTGCCGCATGGTCCATGGAGAACCACTCGCGTAACGCAGCGACGACTGCGACAATCTCCTGACGGTCAAGTTTCAGTGGTCTGCCAACCGACCGGGAGAGCTGTGTTTCATAGCCGATGAAGCTATGCACAAAGGCAGCATCTATCAGATCCTTCCGACCGCATAGTACCCCTGTCGAATTGCAAGCACCGAAGTATTTCGCGCCATATCCAATCATGTCTGCGCCTGCCGCCGGATACCGACGCATCTGATCCAATGGATAAACTTGGCTCGCCGCATCAACGATCACCGGGATATCGTGGGAATGGGCAATGCTAATCACCTCTTCCAACGACACAACCCCTGCGCCACCTCCGGGTGCGACGTAGTGGATAGCGGCAGTTTTCTCGTTGATGGTAGTTTCCACCTGCTCCGCGGTGGTATGTTCATCGCCCGTCTCGATCATTTTGGCACCAAAAACGGTTATACACCGGTCATAATGGTATCGCTGCGATTTCTGAATGATGATTTCATTCTTCATACCGGTTGTATCCGGCAGTTGCTGAATCTTATCAGGATCATCCCCAGCCATGCAGGTCGCCGAACTCAGGGCGAGTGCTGCCGCACAACCGGGCGTCACTAAAGCCGATTCGCCTCCTAGCAGATCTGCGATAATGTTACCCGTTTTCTTCAGAAGATCCTCCATATCAGCGAAGTATCGGCTCGCATGATTCATCGCCGCCTGAACTCCCGGTGACGGACGGGAACCACCATATACTGTCATGAACCCCATTGCATTGATAACTGGCTTAACACCTAAATCTCGATAAACTGTAAGACCATCGTTACTCATTAATCTCCTCCACCCCCTGTGTCAACAGGGGAATAAATTTGTGGTTGGAACGTGGAAACGGAAATTGATCAATCTGATCAACAGTAATCCAGCGATAATCCACCGCATCGTTCAGAAGGACTTCGCCGGACCGATAATAACAATGAAAAACGTCCATTGTAATCTTAAAATGCGTGTAAGCGTGTTTAACACGGGTCAGGTATTCGGTCGGTTCAACGTGAAGGTTGGTCTCTTCTCGGATTGCGCGAACACAAGCCTGTTCAGCAGATTCTTTGACCTGAATCTTTCCGCCCGGAAACTCCCATAACCCGCCGAGTAAACCTTCCAGTTTGCGTTGGGTGATTAAAATCTGCTCCCCTTTGTGAATTACCCCTGCGACGATATGATACTCCGGGACGGGTTTCGGTTTCTGTCTGACAGGAAATTCGTCTTGCCGAACAGTTTCAAATGCGCGACAAACGGTGTTCGCCGGACAAACGATACAGGTCGGTGATTGCGGGCGACAGACGGTCGCTCCTAGCTCCATCA from Candidatus Poribacteria bacterium harbors:
- a CDS encoding aminotransferase class V-fold PLP-dependent enzyme; protein product: MSNDGLTVYRDLGVKPVINAMGFMTVYGGSRPSPGVQAAMNHASRYFADMEDLLKKTGNIIADLLGGESALVTPGCAAALALSSATCMAGDDPDKIQQLPDTTGMKNEIIIQKSQRYHYDRCITVFGAKMIETGDEHTTAEQVETTINEKTAAIHYVAPGGGAGVVSLEEVISIAHSHDIPVIVDAASQVYPLDQMRRYPAAGADMIGYGAKYFGACNSTGVLCGRKDLIDAAFVHSFIGYETQLSRSVGRPLKLDRQEIVAVVAALREWFSMDHAARIAEHGWKARAIQDALNGVAHITCQPVTDERTLGNGLVVNL